In one Nocardioides luteus genomic region, the following are encoded:
- a CDS encoding MerR family transcriptional regulator, with protein MRISELADSTGVSVATIKYYLREGLLSPGRKLSERLADYDDQHVRRLRLLRVLRDVGAVPVGALKALVDATQDRSASVHDMFGEACDALRTETTVPETSDAHLRELADQIVERAGWTKVRPDAPERDHLAGIISVILDSGLPTDPEGAATYLPLVDAIAAYELDQIDATQDREAMMEQMVLGQVVLGEFLLCLRRLAHEHHSALRFAGRR; from the coding sequence ATGCGGATCTCCGAGCTCGCCGACTCGACCGGCGTGAGCGTCGCGACGATCAAGTACTACCTGCGCGAAGGCCTCCTCTCCCCCGGCAGAAAGCTCTCCGAGCGCCTGGCCGACTACGACGACCAGCACGTACGCCGCCTCCGCCTGCTCCGGGTGCTGCGCGACGTCGGCGCCGTCCCGGTCGGAGCGCTCAAGGCACTGGTCGACGCCACCCAGGACCGCAGCGCGTCGGTGCACGACATGTTCGGCGAGGCCTGCGACGCGCTCCGCACGGAGACGACGGTCCCCGAGACGAGCGACGCCCACCTCCGCGAGCTCGCCGACCAGATCGTCGAGCGGGCGGGGTGGACGAAGGTCAGGCCCGACGCCCCCGAGCGAGACCATCTCGCCGGCATCATCAGCGTCATCCTCGACAGCGGCCTTCCCACCGACCCCGAGGGCGCGGCGACCTACCTGCCTCTCGTGGACGCGATCGCCGCCTACGAGCTCGACCAGATCGACGCCACCCAGGACCGCGAGGCCATGATGGAGCAGATGGTGCTGGGCCAGGTCGTCCTCGGGGAGTTCCTGCTCTGCCTGCGCCGGCTGGCGCACGAGCACCACAGCGCCCTGCGGTTCGCCGGACGCCGCTGA
- a CDS encoding cytochrome P450 — protein sequence MTRDLATDLLRHGYHAIPDARRRAGDPPACPVKLLGNDALVVSGPASVRRFYDPSLIRRTGAVPAPLAALLFGRGAVHGLDGAEHLHRKAHFLDLLDDADTTLHDLVRRHLRSALGERRGETVEMFTLLSEAYARAVLEWAGISVRNPDRVGRRLAAIVDGFGFSGSSYPTAWAARLWANRWARALIREARAARTPPSTPVEVIAAWRDPHDDLLPVPVAAVELLNVLRPAVAVAYLGTFAVQTLDDEPGLRPVLAEDPSRRHAFTQEVRRVFPFVPALAGIARQHADWDGEIVSPGQRVVLDVPGTNLDPGSWSAPYTFSAERFVGRDVDAFELVPQGGGDPAEGHRCPGEPSTIAMISATVEIFAGASWSVVERGSTYPRIPARERLQIRVG from the coding sequence ATGACCCGCGATCTCGCCACGGACCTGCTTCGCCACGGCTACCACGCGATTCCCGACGCCCGACGGCGAGCCGGCGACCCTCCGGCCTGCCCCGTCAAGCTCCTCGGGAACGACGCGCTGGTGGTGAGCGGTCCCGCCTCCGTACGTCGCTTCTACGATCCCTCGCTCATCCGGCGCACCGGTGCGGTGCCGGCCCCGCTGGCCGCTCTGCTCTTCGGCCGTGGCGCCGTCCACGGCCTCGACGGCGCCGAGCACCTGCACCGCAAGGCGCACTTCCTCGACCTGCTCGACGACGCCGACACGACCCTCCACGATCTCGTACGCCGCCACCTCCGCTCGGCCCTGGGCGAACGTCGCGGCGAGACGGTGGAGATGTTCACCCTGCTGTCGGAGGCCTACGCCCGGGCGGTCCTGGAGTGGGCCGGCATCTCGGTGCGCAACCCCGACCGGGTCGGGCGGCGCCTGGCCGCGATCGTCGACGGGTTCGGCTTCTCCGGCTCGTCCTACCCGACGGCCTGGGCGGCCCGGCTGTGGGCCAACCGCTGGGCGCGGGCTCTGATCCGCGAGGCACGCGCGGCCCGGACCCCGCCCTCGACGCCCGTGGAGGTCATCGCCGCCTGGCGGGACCCGCACGACGACCTGCTGCCGGTCCCGGTGGCCGCGGTCGAGCTGCTCAACGTGCTCCGTCCCGCCGTCGCCGTGGCCTACCTCGGCACCTTCGCCGTCCAGACCCTCGACGACGAGCCGGGGCTGCGCCCGGTGCTCGCCGAGGATCCCTCGCGGCGGCACGCCTTCACCCAGGAGGTACGCCGCGTCTTCCCGTTCGTCCCCGCGCTCGCCGGCATCGCCCGGCAGCATGCCGACTGGGACGGCGAGATCGTCTCCCCGGGACAGCGGGTCGTCCTCGACGTGCCCGGGACCAACCTGGACCCGGGATCGTGGTCCGCCCCCTACACCTTCTCGGCCGAGCGGTTCGTCGGTCGCGACGTCGACGCCTTCGAGCTCGTGCCGCAGGGCGGGGGAGACCCGGCGGAGGGTCACCGGTGTCCGGGTGAGCCTTCGACGATCGCGATGATCTCGGCCACCGTGGAGATCTTCGCCGGTGCCTCCTGGAGCGTGGTCGAGCGCGGGAGCACCTACCCGCGGATCCCTGCCCGCGAACGGCTGCAGATCCGGGTGGGCTAG